In Panthera uncia isolate 11264 chromosome B4, Puncia_PCG_1.0, whole genome shotgun sequence, one genomic interval encodes:
- the LOC125919873 gene encoding LOW QUALITY PROTEIN: 10 kDa heat shock protein, mitochondrial-like (The sequence of the model RefSeq protein was modified relative to this genomic sequence to represent the inferred CDS: inserted 2 bases in 2 codons), with translation MFREFLPLFXILVERSAAXTITKGDIRLPEKSQGKVFQAIVEAVGSGSKGKGGEIQPVGMKVGDTVLLPEYGGTKVVLDDKDYFWCRSGDIFGKCVD, from the exons ATGTTTAGAgagtttcttcctctct gcatTTTAGTTGAAAGGAGTGCAG AAACTATAACCAAAGGAGACATTAGGCTTCCAGAAAAATCTCAAGGAAAAGTATTTCAAGCAATAGTAGAAGCTGTTGGATCAGGCTCTAAAGGAAAGGGTGGAGAGATTCAACCGGTTGGCATGAAAGTTGGAGATACGGTTCTTCTCCCAGAGTATGGAGGCACCAAAGTAGTTCTAGATGACAAGGATTATTTCTGGTGTAGAAGTGGTGACATTTTTGGAAAGTGTGTAGACTAA